A window of Excalfactoria chinensis isolate bCotChi1 chromosome Z, bCotChi1.hap2, whole genome shotgun sequence contains these coding sequences:
- the LOC140263753 gene encoding uncharacterized protein codes for MLLLLSLLPLPLLLQILLLLLLPHDNCFPRLSRYQPQMLKVRVLPFALGYWLT; via the coding sequence ATGCTGCTGCTACTGTCACTTCTGCCGCTGCCGCTGTTGTTACAGATATTGCTTTTGCTCCTTCTACCGCATGACAATTGTTTTCCTCGCCTAAGCAGATACCAGCCTCAGATGCTCAAGGTGAGAGTCTTGCCTTTCGCTCTGGGCTATTGGCTCACTTAA